One window of the Pararge aegeria chromosome 22, ilParAegt1.1, whole genome shotgun sequence genome contains the following:
- the LOC120633626 gene encoding skin secretory protein xP2-like: protein MTSTSFNVGIGDGSRLSSRVLRPPGGGHTDIFGGEPEPPRAGGRRPAPSVLANMAQGQGDEPAKPTNGADAPTQNGQASEPQPAPATPQVTPTAPTAPSAPSAPTEVKSESPKAVTPTETSKPDAPKRVRVPPGGFSSGLW from the exons ATGACTTCCACATCTTTCAACGTTGGCATCGGTGACGGGTCGCGGCTGTCCAGCCGGGTGCTTCGCCCTCCAGGCGGTGGCCACACCGACATCTTCGGCGGAGAGCCCGAACCCCCCAGGGCAGGCGGGAGGCGTCCTGCGCCCTCGGTCCTCGCCAACATGGCACAAG GTCAAGGGGACGAGCCGGCGAAGCCTACTAACGGCGCAGACGCCCCGACCCAAAACGGGCAGGCCAGTGAACCCCAGCCTGCTCCGGCCACCCCTCAAGTAACCCCTACCGCTCCCACTGCCCCATCAGCTCCATCTGCTCCTACAGAGGTGAAATCTGAAAGCCCCAAAGCCGTAACCCCTACGGAAACCTCCAAACCTGATGCCCCCAAACGCGTGCGCGTGCCCCCAGGCGGATTCTCCTCGGGTCTCTGGTAA